ACCCAGTACCCAAAGTACTAGTCTCCAAACATGGAGACTATCGGAAGACATCATCCATGTGGTGCATGTTGTTCTCTTTTCGATCATAATCTAGCATTAAAGGACGGTCCCTTTGAGAATGAGAAGCTTCAGCTCATTGAAGTTCAGGGGTAACCAATGAGCCAAAGCAAATATAACAAGCACATCAAATTAGATCAAGCTAGAAAAAACTCAAATAACCCTTTTAAAGATTCCAACACACCCGGATCAACATTGCCAAGATACCAGAGTAACCAAGTGACAGAGCCTCGAGATGAAAGGTCATTTCCAAACACTCAGAGTTAAGTACATACGCATACTCAAATTGGTTTCATTTATCTTTGAATAAAAGTCATCCATAAGCCTGCAATATAACATGAATAAAGAAAGTAAACATGCAATGacattgtttctttatttggaGATTACATATGCATATAAGTTTACATATTTATGCTGTGAGTACAATGTATGACCAGGGGTGTGCAGATGTTTTGTGTGAGTCAGGGTCGAGGGAGAACTTTAACAGTAGTGTTTACTGCTCTGACTTCCCTCTCAGTGGGCAGCTGGACACAGCCATAAAGATGGAGAACATTCAACCTGATCAGAAAGATACATTCAAAGTGCAAATAAGTGTAACTGTGTGCTAATATGTTATTGTGCTTTTTAGGCAGAAACCCAACCATAACCACACAAAAGTGTGTGATTATGGGCCTGCTTGTTGTATGTTGGGTTAATTGTAATGTTTCCGTTACATGCCAGATAGTGTTTTCagcatgtgtgaatgtttttctttttgtgtgctCCCCATTTTTTTTGACATTGATGTGAACTTTCAGGCAGTCAAACTTAATACTAATGTATTAAATCACTATTCCCTACAATAGTGATTAACATGTTatggtgcatgtgtgtatatttacCTCTTGCAGTATCTGCAGAGCTTCAGAATATTCTCTAAGCTGATGTGGCAGAAACTGAGTTTGACAGTACGGAGGCGTATGCTGCAGTAATTTGCCAGTAGAGCCACTCTGtgtcacacatacaaacacacacatcatttttgtaagttcgcacacacacacacacacacacacacacacacacacacacacacacacacacacacacacacacacacacacacacacacacacacacacacacacgcgcacactaCCCTCTGTTTCCTGTGCCAGTGGAGCTGAGGTCCAGCTGCTGAAGTCTTCTACATCCCAGTGTTAGAGCCTGAACTCCTAAATCTGTTATTGTCTTACAGCCGCTCACATCCAGGGATCTGACACACGGAGACACGAAAAGACAATTCAATGCATTGGTAACATGTCAGAGTcaagacaaaaccaaaagatTCTCTCATCTCAGTGAAGAATGTTTCTTCAAattacagttttgtgtgtgcatgtacctAATATAAGGAGTGTATTTGCTGATGTGGTGCAGTGTCAGGTCAGTGACTCCAGGACAGGAACTGAGTGTCAAACTCTGAAGTTCAACACAGTTTTGAAGCAAAGTTTCCAGTGTGGCGTCAGTAACCTGTTACAGTAAAAGAGTGTGAAATGAGATGAGAAATGAGATCTCAATGTCCCTgtaagtctttttattttgaaaaactagatataaaaacagaaaaacagatatAAACTAAATGACCCAATTATAATGGTGATAAACACACCGCCTTTAGGCCAGTGAGATTGAGGGAAATGAGACGTTTAAGCTGTGATGTCATCACACTGAGACTTTGCGTGTTGACTTTTGGCACCTGTCCGATGTTAAGATGCTGGAGGCCAGGACACATctaaaaaacataaagtaaacACTGACACTACACTGTGTTATCAGCTGTGCTATGAACACAAAAGCAATATACATTTCCAGGGAAAAGATATTAAGACACGATGCAACAACCCTTTAGTGTGAATCATATTGTATGTACTAAGCCATATTtgagaaacacattttgctaaacagcagcagaacatCCTATTTTATAGTAGACAAATTgttacttttcaaaataaagtacCTCATATACTGTCTGCAGACAGGACGAAGTGAGAAACTGACAGCCAAACACCTCCAACCTGCACAGACTAATGTGGAAAcaaacccacaaacacaaagagagatGTGTGCACATCCATTTAGATGGGTCAAAGTGTATTAATCATAAAGTCCACTTATGGAGATCAACCAAATGTGTTCTATTCAGCAGAGGAGACAACAAATAACAGACCTCGTTTCTTTTGGTCAAGTGAGCCACACAAAAAAGATAGAGAGTTTTCACAACCAGTTCACAGGAATTTTCCTGTTATATGATCCCAGTTCTTCATGCATGGCTGAGCAGTGTTTGCTACACCTGCATCTCATATTAAGATCCCTTCTCCATTGGCAGCAGTAAAAGAGGATATTTAAGAAAATAGGTACTAATTAGAATTAGAACATCATATACATGCCCCTGTACTGTAGGTCTATAATAAAGAAAGAGCCATCGGAAAGCACAAAAAATGATCACAGAATATTTATACACAGTAATACAGCAGGGGTGCAGTCAGACAACAGGAAAGAACACTgacctctctctgtgtttcatgACGAGATTCTTTAGTGGGGCATCAGTGATGTGACAGCCATTCAGGGCAACTGACTTTAGTCTCAACCTACAGTAAGGACAAATTAAGGATAAGAACTGCATCTTTCCTCTATAGTTACCCTCCAGCggaaacatttttactgttcCTTTGCATACACCaaaccagccacaacattatgaTCACCTGgtgcttttttgaaaaaaaagaattcttgtggaaacattttcacacaaacatccctttatttctgtgtgttattTATGAAACGGACCCTGTGCAGCTGTAACTCAAAGCTTTTACTCCCGTGTCTGTCGTTCCACTCCAGCTCACATCTACGCTGGTTACGTGATAACACAATTTACCAACCAGAGGCAGTATCTGATCACCATGGAGACCAAGACCGGCACAACTTGTGACACTGATTTCCTGTAATCAAATGACAACAGTTTATGTCagtaaaactgtatttacaaGTGTTTTGATGACATTGGCAGCAGGTAGATGATTCAGGATCTGGGGTCAATGAATGTATAGCTTCAACAGAAAAACTATTTATAGACTtcgcaaaaaaacaacaacttgagTTTTGGTGAACTTTTTACCTCCAGAGTGTCTCtacacaaagtgaaaaacatcTCCAGCCCACAGGAGGTGATGGAAaggctgctgcagctgtacAGACACAGACTGTGAGGATGATGTTTGCCAACAGTCAGTAGCCATTGCTGTGTCAGGGTGGAGTTTTCAATCTTTAGACATTTCCCTTCAGAAAGAGATAGAAGGAAATATGAACTTTATGTATAGTACATGAACAGCCTTACAGTGTGTAGAGATATGAGAGCATGTGATGGTGCAGGTCTGTGttatcatacagtatgtttgtccAGGGAGTGGTACAGTACCCCACTGCAATGGAAGAACTTAATCTGCATCATGAGAACACACCATGTGCTGCTAAAAGTTCAGGACATTCAACAATGTCTAACCTGGACACCAAAAAACAAGGCTACTGACCACCGAATGCAGCCAAAAATGTTAGTGTTTTCCTGTGGGAGGAGTTTAATGTGCAGTGGGCCGACTCACAGAGTGTGTAATCTGTAGCCAGTGTTTGTAGGCGGCTGCAAACCTGCACCACTGTGCACAGGTTCCTGTgaggcagcagagacagaatAGACAGCCACACCTCATCAGGCAGACACAGCCAGTCGCACGAAGGGACACCTGTTGGCTGACAGGTGTAAAGACAACATCACAGTTAGACACTGTTAAGACCCAGAGGGCtgaaaaacaatagaaaacacacaaattcttTTAACACAAAACCCTCAGAAAACACTTATTTGACAGCCACTCAACTCACAGACATAACTTAATGTCAAACACGGTAAAAGTACTAATATGGATGTCAAAGTTTTCATTTGAAACTGGAGGCGCAGTCAGTCAGTCTGGATTTAGGATTAGTATATGAGTTTCAGAATGCAAGACTGGTATATTTTCTGTTGAGCACATTAATTTGGCATGggttcccatttttttttttccgggCTCGGGTTggggcaccagggtggcccttggtggctgggtggggccacacctggtgggctgggatttgagccatctgccttctgcatcccagccctatgctctaccactgagccaccaggcctccTCCAGTACAAATTAACTACGTGTGATTATAATTTGTGCAGATTATTAACATCGAAAGCAAAATGATGATGTAGGTATGTCTTACACTGGATTTACAGTCAATGGTGTTTGCGTCTGCATTTACTTTTGTACCTGTGAAAGCAAAGACAGAGTTATATACTCATCTGTTGTGAGGTTGTACGTTTTAGAACCTTTGCTTTGAAGAGAAATGAAATATCTTGTCATATCTTATGAAACCTAATTTTATAAGATGTTCTTGAAGACATAATCACATTTGGCATacccacttttatttttgtcacttgtgacttttattaatttactgCTACAGTCCAAACCAAGACATGTTGCTAATTTTAATCCTTTGctaatgttttaatgtcttAACCTCAAAATAGATAATTGTGACCCAAGTAACCATGTGATGGATAAAAACAGctctttttcaaaatattaaaaaaaaagaaaatcttatgACTTGTCACTGGATTGATTTCtaataaagatatttaaaagGACAGACATAAACCTGTTAATTACCATATGACCCATTGGTCAACCTGCTTTAATAACAGTTTTTGATGATTTTATCTCCATGATTATGATGTTGAACTCACCCCAGGCTGGTGATGTAGGTCTGGGGTCATCATGACAAAGTGTGTGTCCCTTTGTAGGttgcaagcatgtgtgtgcatcCCTGTACtgtgatttgtgttttgctctctgtgtgtgtttggctgcatCTGCTGACTGAGTTCTGCTGAGGACAGAGCATAAGCTTCAGTTTGACACAATGGTACATTCCAGTACAttcaattatattaaatatattgtttttgtgattactttatctgttgccatggcaattTCATGGACTTTTCACAGAGCATCCATTGATCTCGACCTCCCGGTCTCTTCTTTTGACCTCTGTCACCTCTGTTACCCACTTGATGACCTTTCACTCCTGAATTATGATAACGTTCAGCGTTTTTTTGGCAACAAAAATTAgtacagacagagaaggagtAAAGTCACACAAAAgttacacaaaaagacaaacacatatctaaaataataatgcacacacacacacacaatcatttaaattacttttacagGTTAGAAGAGGTGTTCAGTTTTTAACGAGATACaagcaaaaataaagcaaa
This window of the Channa argus isolate prfri chromosome 11, Channa argus male v1.0, whole genome shotgun sequence genome carries:
- the LOC137136582 gene encoding F-box/LRR-repeat protein 7-like isoform X2, with product MQRRELHLPLTQPTGVPSCDWLCLPDEVWLSILSLLPHRNLCTVVQVCSRLQTLATDYTLWKCLKIENSTLTQQWLLTVGKHHPHSLCLYSCSSLSITSCGLEMFFTLCRDTLEEISVTSCAGLGLHGDQILPLVGKLCYHVTSVDVSWSGTTDTGVKALSYSCTGLRLKSVALNGCHITDAPLKNLVMKHRESLCRLEVFGCQFLTSSCLQTVYEMCPGLQHLNIGQVPKVNTQSLSVMTSQLKRLISLNLTGLKAVTDATLETLLQNCVELQSLTLSSCPGVTDLTLHHISKYTPYIRSLDVSGCKTITDLGVQALTLGCRRLQQLDLSSTGTGNRGVALLANYCSIRLRTVKLSFCHISLENILKLCRYCKRLNVLHLYGCVQLPTEREVRAVNTTVKVLPRP